The Mycobacterium haemophilum DSM 44634 sequence TCGGTGGCGGCGCTTCGTGATGCGATGAGTGGCGACGATTTCGCCTCCGCCTGGGCCGACGGCGCCGCGATGTCCACCGACGAGGCGATCCGCTACGCGCAGCGCGGTCGCGGGAAACGCAAACGTTGGAGCGGTGGCTGGGGGTCATTAACCCCTGCCGAGCGCAACGTGGCGCGGTTGGTGGGTGAAGGGCTGGGTAACAAAGAAATCGCGACACGGCTGTTCGTTTCGCCGCGCACCGTGCAATCCCACCTCACCCACGTCTACGCCAAACTCAGGCTTAACTCGCGCGTCCAACTCGCGCAAGAAGCGGCGCGCCACAGCTAACCGATTCGGCCAGCCGCCGGGTCACAGCAGGCCCGCACCGGAGCCAACTAAACAGTGTGACCAAAACTGCCAGCCCAGCGATGTGCCATGATGTCCAAGCTGTCAAGAGTCAGGGAGCAGCAGTGGATCTCAATTTTTCGATGGTCACACGACCGGTCGAGCGCCTGGTCGCTACGGCACAAAATGGCCTGGAGGTCTTACGGTTGGGGGGGTTAGAAACCGGCAGCGTTCCGTCGCCGTCGCAGATCGTCGAGAGCGTGCCGATGTACAAGCTCCGACGGTATTTTCCGCCCGATAACCGGCCCGGGCAACCGCCGGTGGGCTCGCCCGTGCTGATGGTGCACCCGATGATGATGTCGGCGGATATGTGGGACGTCACCCGGGAGGAGGGCGCGGTAGGGATCCTGCACGCCAGCGGACTGGATCCCTGGGTCATCGACTTCGGCTCACCCGACAAGGTCGAGGGTGGAATGCGTCGGAATCTGGCCGACCACATCGTGGCCCTCAGTGAGGCGGTCGACACCGTCAAGGACGCCACCGGCGACGATGTGCACCTGGTCGGGTATTCGCAGGGTGGCATGTTCTGCTACCAGGCTGCCGCATACCGGCGTTCGAAGAACATCGCCAGCATCGTGGCGTTTGGCTCCCCAGTTGACACCCTGGCCGCGCTGCCCATGGGTATCCCACCAAACTTCGGCGTGGCACTTGCCAATTTCATGGCAGATCACGTCTTTAACCGCTTGGACGTCCCAAGCTGGTTGGCGCGCACCGGTTTTCAGATGTTGGACCCGCTTAAAACCGCCAAGGCCAGGGTCGATTTCGTGCGTCAGCTGCACGATCGTGAGGCTCTGCTGCCGCGTGAACAGCAGCGCCGATTTCTTGAATCCGAAGGGTGGATCGCGTGGTCTGGTCCGGCGATCTCCGAGTTGCTTAAGCAGTTCATCGCGCACAACCGAATGATGACGGGCGGTTTCGCTGTCAACGGGCAGCTGGTGACGCTCACCGATATCACCTGTCCGGTGCTGGCTTTCGTTGGCGAGGTTGACGACATTGGCCAGCCGGCGTCGGTGCGCGGCATTCGGCGGGCAGCGCCCAACGCCGAGGTCTACGAATCTCTGATCCGGACAGGACATTTCGGCCTGGTCGTGGGGTCCAGGGCGGCGCAGCAGAGCTGGCCGACCGTCGCCGAATGGGTGCGCTGGCTATCCACCGGTGCCGACAAGCCGGCGAATATCCATCCGATGCCGGACCAGCCGGCCGAACACACCGCCAGCGGGGTCGCGATGCGTTCTCGGCTCGCGCACGGCCTGGGGGAGGTCTCCGAGGCGGCGCTGGCGCTGGCGCGCGGCGCGGCCGACGCGGTTGTCGCGGCTAACAGATCCGTGCGCACGCTGGCTGTGGAGACAGTCCGGACGCTGCCGCGTTTGGCCCGGCTCGGACAGCTCAACGATCACACTCGGATCTCGCTGGGCCGCATCATCGGTGAACAGGCCCACGATGCCCCGCGGGGCGAATTCCTGTTGTTCGACGGACGCGTGCATACCTACGAGGCTGTCGACCGCCGAGTCAACAACGTCGTCCGAGGCCTGATCGAAGTCGGGGTGCGGCAGGGTGACCGCGTGGGTGTGCTGATGGAGACCCGACCTAGCGCACTGGTCGCCATCGCAGCGCTGTCTCGGCTGGGTGCAGTTGCCGTGATGATGCGGCCAGATGCCGATTTGGCCGCGGCGGTCCGACTGGGGGGCGCGACCGAGATCTTGACCGACCCCGCCAATCTTGATGCCGTGCTTGCTTACGGGCGTCAGCTGACCGGGCAGGTACTGGTGCTAGGTGGTGGTGAGTCGCGCGATCTGCACCTGCCGGAGGACGCCTTGCAGCAACGCCAAGTCATCGACATGGAAAAGATCGACCCGGATGCTGTCGAGCTGCCGGCCTGGTATCGGCCCAACCCGGGATTGGCTCGGGACCTGGCGTTCATCGCGTTCAGCACGGTCGGCGGCGAGCTGGTCGCCAAGCAAATCACTAACTACCGGTGGGCGGTCTCAGCCTTCGGAACTGCCTCAACGGCCGCCCTCGATCGCAGGGACACGGTGTACTGCTTGACGCCGCTGCATCACGAGTCCGCGCTGCTGGTCAGCCTGGGCGGCGCGGTCGTGGGTGGTGCCCGCATCGCGCTGTCGCGCGGTTTGTGCCCGGACCGGTTTGTGCACGAGGTGCGGCAATACGGCGTCACCGTCGTCTCCTACACCTGGGCCATGCTGCGCGAACTTGTCGACGACCCCGCGTTTGTACTGCACGGCAATCATCCGGTGCGGCTGTTCATCGGCTCGGGTATGCCGACTGGACTATGGGAGCGGGTCGTCGAAGCGTTCGCGCCCGCTCATGTCGTCGAGTTCTTCGCTACCACCGACGGACAGGCTGTGCTGGCTAACGTGTCGGGCGCGAAGATTGGCAGCAAAGGTCGTCCGCTGCCCGGTGCTGGGCATGTCGAGCTGGGTGCTTACGATGCCGAACAGGACCTGATCCTGGAAAACGACCGCGGCTTCGTCCAGGTCGCCGACGTCAACCAGATCGGTGTGCTACTTGCTGCGTCTCGCGGACCGATCGATCCGACCGCGTCTGTCAAGCGCGGCGTCTTTGCTCCGGCCGACACCTGGATATCGACCGAGTACTTGTTCCGCCGCGACGACGATGGGGACTACTGGCTGGCGGGTCGACGCGGCTCGGTGGTTCGCACCGCCCGCGGATTGGTCTATGCCGAGCCGGTGACCGACGCGCTCGGCCTCATCACTGGGGTCGACCTCGCTGCGACCTACAGTGTGACGGTGGGTGACCATGAGTTGGCGGTGTCGGCAGTGACGCTGCTGCCCGGAGCGACCATCACGGCGGCCGACCTGACCGAAGCCGCTGCCAGCATGCCCGTCGGACTGGGGCCCGACATTGTGCACGTGGTGCCAGGGCTGACGCTGAGCGCGACCTACCGTCCAATCGTCGGTGCCCTGCGCACGGCCGGGATTCCCAAAGCGGGACGCCAGGTTTGGTATTTCGATTCCGCCAGTAACCAATTCAGGCGGTTGACTCCAGGGGTACGGGCTGAGCTAGCCAGCAAGCACACGCACACCCATGCTTGACGATTTACTGCTGAGCATTCTGGTGTGCCCGGCTGACCGGGGGCCGTTGGTGCTGGTCGACCACGGCGATGGGTCAGGCGGCCAAGTGCTCTACAACCCGCGACTGCGGCGTGCCTATCGCATCGACGACGGCATTCCGGTGCTGTTGGTCGATGAGGCCCGCGCCGTCGACGACGACGAGCACGCCCGGTTTATGGCGCAAGCGCCTCCGGCAGATCCCCAGTGAGGTAGCGCTGCAGGGTCGGTGCGATGGTTTGCACGATCTGTTCGGCCGGCAGCGACGCGAACGGCTCGATCTTGACGATGTAGCGAGCCATAACCACGCCCATCAACTGCGACGCGACGAACTGGGTGCGGATTTTTCCGGTCCCCGGCGGGTTGTCAACCCGCGCACCTACTTCCACGGTGACCACTTCCTGCAGAAACGAGCGCGCCAAACTCACTTCGGAGCCCGAGATCAACGACCGTAACGTGGCGATTAGCCCCGCACCCAATTCGGAATCCCAGATTGGCAGCAACAAGGACGGCAACTTGTATCCGAGTTCCTCGATGGGGGTCTCCCGCATTGGCACGATCACCGTCATGGGATCGATCGGAAGGTGGACCGCGGCGGCGAACAGCTGCTGCTTAGTACCGAAATAGTGATGCACCAGGGCGGCATCGACTCCAGCGGCCGCGGCCACCGCCCGTATTGATGTCCGATCAATACCGTTGTGCGCAAACAGCTCTCGAGCACTAGCCAAGATGCGCTTACGGGTATCGGAACCTCCGGCCGGTCGCCCTGGCCGCCTGCGGTTTGGGTCGGTGGCCAACGTGCTACGGCGTCCGTCGCCTCAGGGTTGCCGCAGCTAGGCACAACGACGCTAGCGCGAAAACCATCACCACGATGATGTCGCGCACCGCGATGTGGGTCAGTTCTGGATGTGCACCCACTTGCTGCAAGGCCTCCAACGCGTAGCTGGCCGGCATCACATTACTGATCCATTGCAGCCAGTGCGCCATCAACGCTCGCGGCACGATGATGCCGGCCAACAGCAGTTGGGGAACCATCACCAACGGGATGAACTGCACGGCCTGAAACTCTGTGCGGGCAAATGCGCTGAACAACAATCCCAGGCCGACACCAAGCATCGCGTTGACGATCGCGATCACGAATACCCATACCGGGCTGCCCGCGGTATCAAAGCCGAGGAACCAAAATGACACGATGCACGCCACGACAGCTTGGGTAGCCGCAGCAATCGAGAATGCGGTCCCGTAAGCGAGCAGCAGGTCGAGCCGGCGCAGCGGAGTGGTCAGGATGCGCTCCAGCGTTCCCGAGGCACGTTCTCGTTGCATCGTGATCGAGGTGATGATGAACATCACGAAAAGTGGGAAAAGGCCCAGCAGGATCAGGCAGGCGTTGTTAAACGGCGACGGGCTGCCCGGGCGCTGCGGGGCATTTTCGAACATGAAGTACATCAACGTGATGACCAGGACCGGCACCAACAAGATCATCGCGACGCTGCGGTGGTCGGCGGCCAGTTGCCGCAGAATCCGCGTCGTGGTGGCGGCGTGGGCCTTGACGGATCCTATCCGGCTTGGGGCGCGGTGCTGTGTTTGATGATGGACAGAAACGCTTCCTCCAGTGATGTGCATCCGGTGTCCTCTCTGAGTCGAGTTGGGCTGGTGTGGGCGATCAGATGGCCGTCGCGCATCAGCAACAGGTCACCACAGTGGTCGGCTTCATCCATCACATGGCTGGAGACCAGCAGCGTGGTGCCGGCGTGGGCCAGTTCGGTGAACTGCTCCCAAAGATCCACCCGCAGTACGGGATCCAGGCCCACTGTCGGTTCATCGAGCACGAGCAGCGCGGGCTGGCAGACGAGGGCGCACGCCAGTGACACCCTAGTGCGCTGACCGCCGGAGAGGTTGCCGCAGAAGGCCGTTCGATGATCCGTCAACCCAACCCGCTCGATGGCGACATCGGCGGCGCGGCCATCGAAGCCATACAGCGCGGCGAAGTAGCGCACGTTGTCGATGATGCGCAGGTCGTTGTAGATCGTCGGGTCCTGCGGCATGTATCCGACTTGACGGCGTAATGCCGGGCACCCGGCCGGTTTGCCCAGCACGGTGACGGTTCCCTTGGAGCGGCCGGTCACGATCTGGGTGCCGACGATGCAACGCATCAGTGTGGTCTTACCGCAGCCGGATGGACCGAGCAGGCCGATGATACTGCCCTGGGCGATGTCCACCGAGAAGTCGTGCAGCGCTGGACGTTTGCCGCGAATCACCCGGAGGTGCTTGATGCTGATGACTGGCGCTGCGCCACCTGACATTAATTCACCATGCGATGAACTCATCATGTGATGAATTCTTCGCTCCTAGCGTCGAGTTGTCAAGCGGCAATGACCCGCTGCGCGGTCAACCACCTATTCGACTGTGCCGAGATTGCCGTGAAGGCTGCGATTGTGGCACCGATCGCGACCACCACGGCAATCTCGCTGCGCGCAGCTCCGCTGCGCTGGCGATCACCACGGGGCTTGATGGTGGTGACCCGCTGCGCGCAGCTCCGCTGCGCTGGCGATCACCACGGGGGTGCACAATCTGTGCCGTGAGCGCTGACCTCTTGGCTGTTGACCCGGTCGCGGCCGCGCATCGACTTCTCGGCGCCACCATCACCAGCCGGGGCGTGTGCGCCATTGTCGTCGAGGTGGAGGCGTACGGCGGGGTTCCAGACGGTCCTTGGCCCGACGCCGCCGCCCACTCCTACCGCGGCCGCAACGGCCGCAACGCCGTGATGTTTGGGCCGCCCGGCCGGCTCTACACCTACCGCAGCCACGGCATCCATGTCTGCGCCAATATCTCGTGCGGACCCGATGGGACGGCTGCCGCAGTCCTGATCCGGGCCGGCGCTCTCGAGAACGGCGCCGATGTCGCCCGGTCCCGACGCGGTGCGTCGGTCCGTACCGTCGCGTTGGCGCGTGGTCCCGGAAATTTGTGCTCTGCCTTAGGAATTACTATGGCTGACAACGGGATTGACGTATTTGCTGCTGACAGCCCGGTGCAATTGGTCCTCAATGACGCCCAGGGTGCGATGTCGGGTCCACGTGTTGGAATCAGTTACGCCGCCGACCGGCCCTGGCGATTGTGGCTGGCGGGCCGACCCGAGGTCTCGGCCTATCGCCGAAGTCCCCGGGCGCCGGCTCCCGGCGCTAGCGACTAGCCTCTTTTGGATGTCTTCCAGCATCCTCGACGAGCTGGGCTGGCGCGGCTTGGTCGCGCAGTCCACCGACCTCGATGCGCTCGCCGCCGAGCTGCGGCGCGGACCGATGACGGTCTACGCCGGCTTTGACCCCACCGCGCCGAGCCTGCATGCCGGACACCTGGTGCCGCTGCTGGCGTTGCGGCGCTTTCAACGCGCCGGCCACCGGCCGATCGTGCTCGCGGGCGGCGCCACCGGCATGATCGGTGATCCGCGCGATATCGGTGAGCGCACCCTCAACGAGGCGGACACCGTCGCCGAATGGGCCGAACGAATCCGCGGACAGCTGGAACGCTTCGTCGATTTCGACGATGCCGCGCAGTCGCCGACCGGCGCCATCGTCGTCAACAACCTGGACTGGACGAGCCCAATGTCGGCGATCGAGTTCTTGCGCGATGTCGGCAAGCACTTCTCGATCAACGTGATGCTAGATCGAGACACGATCCGGCGACGGTTGGACGGCGAAGGAATCTCTTACACCGAATTCAGCTACATGCTGCTGCAAGCCAACGACTACGTCGAGTTGCATCAGCGCCACGGCTGTACGCTGCAGGTCGGCGGTTCAGATCAGTGGGGCAACATCATCGCCGGGGTTCGCCTGGTGCGCCAAAAGCTCGGTGCCACAGTGCATGCGCTCACCGTTCCGCTGGTGACCGCCGCCGATGGCACCAAGTTCGGCAAATCCACCGGAGGCGGCAGCTTATGGCTGGATCCAGAGATGACCAGCCCGTACGCCTGGTACCAGTACTTCATCAACACCGCAGACGCCGATGTCATTCGGTACCTGCGGTGGTTCACCTTTTTATCGCCCGACGAACTGGCCGAGCTGGAGCAGACCACGGCCTCACGC is a genomic window containing:
- a CDS encoding acyl-CoA synthetase — translated: MCHDVQAVKSQGAAVDLNFSMVTRPVERLVATAQNGLEVLRLGGLETGSVPSPSQIVESVPMYKLRRYFPPDNRPGQPPVGSPVLMVHPMMMSADMWDVTREEGAVGILHASGLDPWVIDFGSPDKVEGGMRRNLADHIVALSEAVDTVKDATGDDVHLVGYSQGGMFCYQAAAYRRSKNIASIVAFGSPVDTLAALPMGIPPNFGVALANFMADHVFNRLDVPSWLARTGFQMLDPLKTAKARVDFVRQLHDREALLPREQQRRFLESEGWIAWSGPAISELLKQFIAHNRMMTGGFAVNGQLVTLTDITCPVLAFVGEVDDIGQPASVRGIRRAAPNAEVYESLIRTGHFGLVVGSRAAQQSWPTVAEWVRWLSTGADKPANIHPMPDQPAEHTASGVAMRSRLAHGLGEVSEAALALARGAADAVVAANRSVRTLAVETVRTLPRLARLGQLNDHTRISLGRIIGEQAHDAPRGEFLLFDGRVHTYEAVDRRVNNVVRGLIEVGVRQGDRVGVLMETRPSALVAIAALSRLGAVAVMMRPDADLAAAVRLGGATEILTDPANLDAVLAYGRQLTGQVLVLGGGESRDLHLPEDALQQRQVIDMEKIDPDAVELPAWYRPNPGLARDLAFIAFSTVGGELVAKQITNYRWAVSAFGTASTAALDRRDTVYCLTPLHHESALLVSLGGAVVGGARIALSRGLCPDRFVHEVRQYGVTVVSYTWAMLRELVDDPAFVLHGNHPVRLFIGSGMPTGLWERVVEAFAPAHVVEFFATTDGQAVLANVSGAKIGSKGRPLPGAGHVELGAYDAEQDLILENDRGFVQVADVNQIGVLLAASRGPIDPTASVKRGVFAPADTWISTEYLFRRDDDGDYWLAGRRGSVVRTARGLVYAEPVTDALGLITGVDLAATYSVTVGDHELAVSAVTLLPGATITAADLTEAAASMPVGLGPDIVHVVPGLTLSATYRPIVGALRTAGIPKAGRQVWYFDSASNQFRRLTPGVRAELASKHTHTHA
- a CDS encoding Trm112 family protein translates to MLDDLLLSILVCPADRGPLVLVDHGDGSGGQVLYNPRLRRAYRIDDGIPVLLVDEARAVDDDEHARFMAQAPPADPQ
- a CDS encoding TetR family transcriptional regulator; translated protein: MATDPNRRRPGRPAGGSDTRKRILASARELFAHNGIDRTSIRAVAAAAGVDAALVHHYFGTKQQLFAAAVHLPIDPMTVIVPMRETPIEELGYKLPSLLLPIWDSELGAGLIATLRSLISGSEVSLARSFLQEVVTVEVGARVDNPPGTGKIRTQFVASQLMGVVMARYIVKIEPFASLPAEQIVQTIAPTLQRYLTGDLPEALAP
- a CDS encoding ABC transporter permease, which produces MHITGGSVSVHHQTQHRAPSRIGSVKAHAATTTRILRQLAADHRSVAMILLVPVLVITLMYFMFENAPQRPGSPSPFNNACLILLGLFPLFVMFIITSITMQRERASGTLERILTTPLRRLDLLLAYGTAFSIAAATQAVVACIVSFWFLGFDTAGSPVWVFVIAIVNAMLGVGLGLLFSAFARTEFQAVQFIPLVMVPQLLLAGIIVPRALMAHWLQWISNVMPASYALEALQQVGAHPELTHIAVRDIIVVMVFALASLCLAAATLRRRTP
- a CDS encoding ABC transporter ATP-binding protein, which produces MMSSSHGELMSGGAAPVISIKHLRVIRGKRPALHDFSVDIAQGSIIGLLGPSGCGKTTLMRCIVGTQIVTGRSKGTVTVLGKPAGCPALRRQVGYMPQDPTIYNDLRIIDNVRYFAALYGFDGRAADVAIERVGLTDHRTAFCGNLSGGQRTRVSLACALVCQPALLVLDEPTVGLDPVLRVDLWEQFTELAHAGTTLLVSSHVMDEADHCGDLLLMRDGHLIAHTSPTRLREDTGCTSLEEAFLSIIKHSTAPQAG
- a CDS encoding DNA-3-methyladenine glycosylase; translated protein: MSADLLAVDPVAAAHRLLGATITSRGVCAIVVEVEAYGGVPDGPWPDAAAHSYRGRNGRNAVMFGPPGRLYTYRSHGIHVCANISCGPDGTAAAVLIRAGALENGADVARSRRGASVRTVALARGPGNLCSALGITMADNGIDVFAADSPVQLVLNDAQGAMSGPRVGISYAADRPWRLWLAGRPEVSAYRRSPRAPAPGASD
- the tyrS gene encoding tyrosine--tRNA ligase, whose translation is MSSSILDELGWRGLVAQSTDLDALAAELRRGPMTVYAGFDPTAPSLHAGHLVPLLALRRFQRAGHRPIVLAGGATGMIGDPRDIGERTLNEADTVAEWAERIRGQLERFVDFDDAAQSPTGAIVVNNLDWTSPMSAIEFLRDVGKHFSINVMLDRDTIRRRLDGEGISYTEFSYMLLQANDYVELHQRHGCTLQVGGSDQWGNIIAGVRLVRQKLGATVHALTVPLVTAADGTKFGKSTGGGSLWLDPEMTSPYAWYQYFINTADADVIRYLRWFTFLSPDELAELEQTTASRPAERAAQRRLATELTVLVHGEAAAQAVEHASRALFGQGELTRLDEATLAAALRETATAELKPGSPDGIVDLLVASGLSASRGAARRTIGEGGVSVNNIRIQSEEWAPQTSDFLHGRWLVLRRGKRNIAGIERV